A stretch of Lathyrus oleraceus cultivar Zhongwan6 chromosome 6, CAAS_Psat_ZW6_1.0, whole genome shotgun sequence DNA encodes these proteins:
- the LOC127098414 gene encoding amino-acid permease BAT1 homolog — protein sequence MTLPSHVVTNGDASLDSGHNRLLQLGYKQELKRDLSVVSNFALSFSIISVLTGITTLYNTGLNYGGPVSMQYGWFLASAFTMLVALSMAEVCSAFPTSGGLYYWSAKLAGPKWAPFASWITGWFNIIGLWAGTTSVDFSLAQLIQVIILLSTGGKNGGGYVASKYVVLAFHGGILLLHGMINSLPISVLSFLGQLGAIWNVLGVFVLMILIPSVATERASTKFVFTHFNADNGDGINSRPYMFLLGLLMSQYTLSGYDASAHMTEETKDADRNGPKGIISAVGISVIVGWGYIIGITYAVTDIPYLLNENNDAGGYAIAEIFYQAFKARYGNGIGGIICLGIVAVAIFFCGMSTITSNSRMAYAFSRDGAMPFSSLWHKVNKQDVPIYAVWLSVFISFCMALTSLGSIVAFEAMVSIAVIDLYIAYALPIFFRVTLARKNFVAGPFNLGRYGIIVGWIAVIWVVIISILFSLPVSYPITIETLNYTPVALGCLIILVVSYWLISGRHWFKGPITNLQH from the exons ATGACACTCCCATCTCATGTAGTTACCAATGGTGATGCTTCACTTGACTCTGGTCATAACCGTCTTCTTCAACTTGGTTACAAACAAGAACTGAAGCGCGATCTCTC GGTGGTTTCAAACTTTGCTCTTTCTTTTTCTATTATATCCGTGCTCACCGGTATCACCACCCTTTACAACACTGGGTTGAACTATGGTGGCCCAGTTTCTATGCAATATGGTTGGTTTTTGGCTTCAGCTTTCACCATGCTTGTTGCACTTTCAATGGCTGAAGTTTGTTCAGCTTTTCCAACTTCTGGTGGTCTTTACTATTGGAGTGCCAAGCTTGCTGGCCCCAAATGGGCACCTTTTGCCTCCTGGATCACTGGATG GTTCAATATTATTGGCCTG TGGGCAGGGACAACAAGTGTAGACTTTTCACTTGCGCAACTCATTCAGGTCATCATTCTCCTTAGTACTGGTGGGAAAAATGGTGGTGGATACGTAGCATCTAAATATGTAGTTCTTGCTTTCCATGGTGGAATTTTGCTCCTTCATGGTATGATAAACAGCCTTCCAATCTCTGTGTTATCATTCTTAGGACAACTCGGTGCTATCTGGAATGTTTTAG GTGTTTTTGTGCTTATGATTCTCATTCCATCTGTTGCGACGGAAAGGGCTAGTACCAAGTTTGTTTTCACTCATTTCAATGCTGATAATGGGGATGGAATCAACAGCAGACCATACATGTTTCTCTTAGGACTTCTAATGAGTCAGTATACACTTTCCGGCTATGATGCGTCAGCTCATATG ACAGAAGAAACTAAGGATGCTGATAGGAATGGACCAAAAGGTATTATAAGTGCTGTTGGGATATCTGTTATTGTTGGTTGGGGTTACATAATCGGTATTACCTACGCCGTTACTGACATCCCCTACCTTTTGAATGAAAATAATGACGCTGGCGGGTATGCCATTGCTGAGATATTCTATCAAGCATTCAAAGCAAgatatggaaatggaattggaGGCATTATTTGCTTAGGAATTGTTGCTGTCGCCATTTTTTTCTGCGGTATGAGTACAATTACCAGCAATTCAAG AATGGCTTATGCTTTCTCAAGAGACGGTGCCATGCCATTTTCGTCTTTGTGGCATAAAGTTAACAAGCAGGATGTTCCTATATATGCAGTTTGGCTTTCTGTTTTTATATCATTTTGCATGGCCCTAACG TCTCTTGGAAGTATAGTGGCATTTGAAGCCATGGTGTCCATAGCAGTGATTGATCTCTACATTGCTTATGCACTTCCTATCTTCTTTAGGGTGACTTTAGCAAGAAAGAACTTTGTTGCTGGGCCTTTCAACTTGGGCCGTTACGGAATCATTGTTGGTTGGATTGCAGTTATTTGGGTGGTGATCATATCTATACTATTCTCATTGCCAGTTTCATATCCAATAACAATTGAGACACTTAACTACACACCTGTTGCACTTGGATGTTTGATCATTCTTGTAGTTTCTTACTGGTTAATCAGTGGTAGGCATTGGTTTAAAGGACCTATAACCAATTTACAACACTGA